Within Cucumis melo cultivar AY chromosome 4, USDA_Cmelo_AY_1.0, whole genome shotgun sequence, the genomic segment cattttcggtattttacacggtggacctatgagctttttccgtttttggaattgttctatacaatataaatattttgccacttttttatattttttaaaagagccctagaatttttcatattaccgatactaatttatttataaatatagaaaaatatttaaacatttATTATATCCATTTTCctatttggaaaaatatttatgacagttttatatttaaaataatttttcttttatcttattTGTCAATTAAACTATGAGTCTTACGTCAATAAGAAATCGTATTGGGTGGCACTATGAGAATATCTTTTAGCAATAATAGCCCAACTtctcaattttgaaaatatagaaagttctcaatttttgttgatattttatattttgaacggtttattattttaaaattgtctTCTTGTTATTCTCCACTATTCTTCTATTTCTCTtctgtttctttcttttagttttctATTATTCGCTACCTCTCTTTTTCTCATCTTCTCCTtgtttttttatcttcttctccattgtttttcttcatAGTTTCTCCTCCAATCTTAGCTTCTTTGATCCAAcgcttctcctcctcctccggCACCGTCAACGACCTTCTTTTCGAACGTTACCCCTTTATCTCTCTCTGATGATTCATCTTCTTCAATTGACACCTAACCATAACTACGCGTCGCCACTGTCACTGGATTTCTCTGCTCCGATACCACCAGTAGCTTTTACGACTCTCTCAGAAACATAGATTCACAATCGTTTAACCATCTTCTCAACTGATACCAGTCTGATGGTTAAGCTCAAGCTCAAACCCACAATTCTTTGCTAGGTTGGTTTTTCGGCCGTTGGAGGACTCAGCTTCAACCGTTCATGCATGAATACCTAGTAAGCTCTTCTTTAATCCCTAATGTGTTTCTGCTTCTTACTTCGCTACTATCTACTCAAATTATCCACACACACGAGTAATGCACTTTCCAATTTTGGTCTTCCAATGAGTTCTTTGAGCCAAAATCGATTGACATTGTGAATATTGGTCCGACATTCGTGGTCACTATGGATCGTTTATCTCTAATTCTCCTTTTCCCCATTTGCTCTGCAAGGTGAGAGCTTCTTCAATGAATGAGGATAAAAATGATGTATTGTATTTGTTGACTAATACAATTAAAGTGTTTTTTAATTTTCCAAAATTATTGtagttcattgtagttatggttaaatttGCAATAATTGTTTTCCATAGTaatcttatttaattttatttttccaatgGAGTGAGCGACAATGCTATGTAATCCAATTGTAATCCACTACATAGCACTGTCACTCATCATTCTTATCCTCATTACATAGTAATCCACAATTTGTTTTTCTTAGtaatcttattttatttttataattttcgtGGATTACAATTCtggtaattttatttttccaaattgTGTTTTGATTGATGGAGTGACATCATcgtttgattcttttgtgaacttgatacGTACGAAATTCAAGTTGAGTCATGCattgaattttcaattttgttgcCAATAGGTAGTAATGGTGTTCAACATGTCCTTAAGAttgttgaagatgaagatgtgACTTGGTTTTTTACATTGGTTAAGGATCATCTACCCATATTCTTTAGTTGCGCATTTTGTAGATACAGTTTTGGATGTTTCAATTGGTTCTTCTGTTGATTTGAGAGGTGAATTAGCAACTTTTAGAGATGTTGATATTACCAATATTAAGGATGTGTTAGCTTTTAAGGAGAAGGATTTGTTTTTTAGTAAAGAAATTTTGCTAAAGTAATTCCGTTTTATAGCTATCAAGAcaaattttgagtttaaaacaTTGAGATCTAATTCAAGATATATTGAGTTGGGATGTAATGAAGATTATTGTCTTTGGTTTGTAGAGTATCacattatatgtattagttttgtatatcaatattgtgatgtacttatattatatctatttgttggttgatatacttactccatgattttcatttttttcaaatcttatGCAATTCATTTTAGTAGtattaagtatatgaatgatataaCTTAGTGTACCAAACATATAATATGTATCAAAGTGTACTAGTGAGTATATTAAATGTATTATTGCTTGTTTTAGTTCATGCATATGCGTTTTTCGTAGATATGTTGTATTAAGACTCTAATTGAGTGACCTATTAGGCGGCTAGAATAGGGACATGCAATAAAAGTTGCAGTTCCTATCCATACGTTACTAAACTTCTCATGATATGTGTGTAATACAAGTTTTCTTCTCTATCACCCAAGTATAAACAAATAGAGGTTTCTTGGTAGGGCCAGGGTCGAACACGAGGAATTAATGTTCCTAATGAATCTATCACACAGCTAATTCTCATGCCGTATATTCTATACATTGTGACTATGaacaatatattatatattgtatCCTACTTATATACACTAAGGTGCAATTGGTGGTGCCAAGTGACCATGGCGATGGAGTGAAATGGAAAATAAACTCAAATTACAAGCATGGTATGAGGAATGCTTAATAAACTAATCACAATATACTGTGTATTAATAGTTCGAGGCCATACAAAGCATctattaacttcaaaattaaggCGAGAGTCTTCTCGGTGCCTTTGCCATACTTGCTCACCTCTCGGGatccaaatacttaaagttaaaCTATGATTTATATCTAGTCAGTTTGTATGCATTATAAGTAATTTATCATATTTTAATGTGAGCAACCTTTCAGTGCTTTCGCCGCACACATAACATTTCTGCAATTGATGCGACGGATGAATTTGGTGATGAGATTGTATCGCCACAATCTCTTCACCACTCGTTTAGTTAAATACGTGCTCTCACTTGTCAGGCGATTGCTATCAATGCAATTGTCTTTTCTCTCGAATAGACAATACTTGACATCCGCGTTTAACTAAAGAACACTTAATACATTTGGattctctattatcaataaCACATTTGCATTGCTGATCATGAACTAATTAAACATATTGAAATTAGATATTAAGAGAAAGATGGGAGAGTGGTAGAAGAAATGCATTAATATCTTTAACACAATTTTGGGCCTTTCTGGCATGTAGTACATCTTACAACTTAATACAACAAAACTATAAAATGGTATACAAAGAAATGTGTCAAGCCTcagagtatgatttctcatactcctTGACTCTTATTTTTGCCTAATTATTGACGAGAAAATGGTAAGGAAAtaactctctctctttttattcTAAGCTATCACCTAAAACTCAAAGAAAGAACGGAAGATGTGAACTTACTCTCCAATCCAAATTCTTACACACCATGTTCTGAAGTAGAGGTTTCTATTTATAGACGAGGAGTGATGTTGACAGGATATTCCACGCCTCATAATGCTTATGATTAAAGTTGAATCAACGCTGTACAAACGTCTTTTAGTCCTTTTTCTAACATTCACGCCAACCAAATTTGTCTACTAATGCATCAGATCGCCTAGCTTGTTATTATCGTCGTTGTGTTGGTTGGATGCTTCTCCTCGTGTAATGTTCTATCGCCAAGCTCTACTTCTATTGGCCTAAACTTTTGTGATAAGACATGTAAAACGCGATAAAATGGGGATAAAGTTTTTTGTAATATGCAATACACAGGTTAATCAAATTCTCTAATTTTTTCCGTGTTTTCTTCTGTTTTTATGCGATAAggcttcattattttacataaatgtcacaataacttgtatttctatgAGTTATCATGTATCAATAGAACCTgaagtgtatcaagtgtattttACTTAATTGAGTGTATCAGTAAACATAGAAAGTTTACCATCAAGAGTATCAAACTATCAACTTTATCAAGTGTATTAAAATTGTCAAGTGTATCGGTGaagtataaaatatttattagtAGTGTATTAAGTGCATCGAActtattaagtgtattaaatccaTCAAGTTATATGAACAAAACACAAGTGTATAAACAAACCATAACAAAGGTtatgcttagtgcatcaagtatatttaattgattgagtgtatttgcaaagtttaacaaatgtattaacaacatatcaagtgtatcaaaccaATGATGTGTATCAAGTATTATTTAATTCATCCAGTGTATCGACAAAGCATAACAAGTGTATCCAAAAcacatcaagtgtatcaacaacatatcaattGACATGTGAAAATGTTTGTAATTCTAGAGGGTAGGTTTGTAATTTTGCATTTTTCAAATGTAGATAGAGCTTGAATTTTGTCAATTTTGCAAATCTAAAGGTTGTGTGCTATAGGCCTAATTTATCAAACTAATTTTGCCATATGTGCAGGACCCCTAAATCAATCTAGATTGCCAACTAGGATTTTGTTCAACAATCGTCTTAGTTTGAGTGGATacacttgtttttttttaacatcTAAAGTCTATAGACTTAGggtttttccaaaaatataacaaagcgcaaaaatatttacaccgtatagaacaattttgagaAGTAAAAGCTCACAAGCCCacaacgtgaaataacaaaaatacccctCGGTCACTTATGTGtgaaaaaagattaaaaacaaTTTTGTACTCAGTCTAAAAGATCTTGTACTTTTGTatccagtctaaacgatcttgtacctaatctaaacgatctgtGCACCTAATATAAGCGatcttgtacctagtctaaatgaTTTTATAGCTAATCTAAGTGATCTTGTACAAAATTTAGTTcatacctaatctaaacgatcttatactaaatttaaattatctattaatgatagtgaTACACTATTAATAGTCAGTTGCGGTAACTGCATCCAGtctttaaagaataaaaatattaCTAAATATTTCAAGAGTCTCCAAGGTTTTTGGATCTTATTTCACATtcattgttttctttattttttgttatttgctCTTTTTATTCTCTCACTTTTTGGCAAATTCTctctctttgtttctctctaGAAATACTATCAGATGATACCAACAACTAACATATGTATATGTTTAGGACAAAAAGACACATCTCTCGAGATGATACCAACAACATCAAAAGATTAGATTTGTTGATCAAGTCTCCTTCTCCAATGTactaaaaaaagtaaaattttggaTATATATTGTTAATTAGATTTGTTATTTTGGACCGAAGGTTAATACATTCTTTTGTTGTAGAagtttttaacattttttataaacttttatatttcataaataagtaataatatttttaaatataacaaaataaactatACTTATAGACAAAGTATAATGaatcattttattattttaaaaattttatttttctaaagaaatGTTTTGTTGATGAATGAAATAATTCAGAAAGTAGAATATGGATAAACAAAAGGATGAAGAACTGATAAGAAGcttcaattttcaaaattacacAAATGAAAATGAAGGCAAGGAAATGTTTGATCAGTTGGGTAAGTTTTGAAATGCAATTGAAGTAGTGATTATTTGATCTACTTTTCTTGGATCATCATatcatatacaaaaaaaatggtaaattagATATCTTCATTAAAATACATCAGTCATGGCTTAGCTACAAGAATAGAAGTATTTTACAGCACCCTGTTCCTACTAAAGTTAACTGCCATGCTGCTGCTAACTTTACTCCTAAACTATTAcctaaataaagaagaggtcaAAAAAGAACCTATGATGAAGTCCTCTTTGTGTGCTCTACTCTTTACCTCTTTTCTTCACTTCCGAGTTTTCATCCTCAGTCTCATAAATCTTCAGCTAATGGGTTTAGCAGCACACCACCTCAATCAAAACTCATCTACAAGCCGATGGAACAAATAATTTCTCGTGTAGAATAAGAATAGGCAAAAAGACAAATAAAAACAACGCAGCCGAAACCTCGAGATGGGAAGGCCAAAACTGAATCAAGGTATCCGTGGATTTGTTATTCCTTGCGGAGACCCATTTGCTACTCGGTGTGGTTTCTTCTTGTAAGTTGTAATACTACAATGTGGACAAACATACTCTAGCCCATCTGTTTTGGCATAATCCTGCAAAGTAAAAAGAAGCAAATAATTCAAACCATCAAAGAGATGTAATTAACCAAATTTCAAACCCTTGCACTTTCAAATTTCACTAACTGCTAGTATTTATCTCATTGGTGGTGCAAAGTTGTACCTTAAATGCTCCTAGGCCCTGCCTTCGATCACACCCAAAATGAGCCCATTCACCACAAATACCACAGTTCACCCAGTCCCCTGCTGCACTACTGTTGAACAGTTGCAAATCCCATGGTAAGAAAGTGATCTTAATATAACTGTGAGTGAACAGAAAAGGCAGAACAAATTTACAAACCTGTGGCACAAAAGACAGCATTCTCCATCTACATCATCATGAGCCAATTCATATTCTAGAAGGTAAGTCTCATAATGTCTTTTCAGTGTATTTCCAACACCCTGTAAGAACATATAGGATCAACTTCTTTCCAACATATGAAATTAGTAAAATTGAAACAAGTTTCATCTACCAACAGATTTATATTTATGTAGCTTAGGCTGAGTAGAAAAATAACATCACAAGGGTCGCAAATCTATGAGAAAAGGCTTGCAGTACATACAGTCATTCTATTGGTCATTGTATAATTGTGCATCTTAGAGAAGATCTGCCCCTTCCAGTTGATACCATTGCCCACGTGAAAGCCTCCTCGGGTGACCACCTATGAAGCAGAGCAACACTTCCGATGTGGGTCTTTGCAgttaaaataccaaaaaagaTGAATCAATATGCTGTCTGGAAATTCAAGGACCATACCTCTTTATACAAGTTATAGAGGTCAAGACGCTTCCCATTGAGTATGGCATCCGGAAACTCCTCAAGTCCACCTTGAGGAATAAGTCGTGTATGTCCTCTAAGTAGTAAAAACTCCATAACATCTTTCAAGAACTCCTCCTGCAATCGGATCAGAAAAAAGCCACATCAGTTCAGACCAGAAACTTTTAAAATGAATGTTAAACAAGCATATAGCATGAAGTTGATAGAAAAGCTACTTCTATTCCATTTCAGAAGCCTATGCAAGTAGGCAAAAGTCGAAGGCCTTTCTTAGCCATGGACTTCCATATCAAGTTGATGAACTGCCAAGTTTTATTGCAAAGAAATTTTACAGTTCCAAAATAGACTACCAATACCCAGAATCCAGACATCCACTGACCTCTTAAGTTCAAACTAACGATCATGGTATCTTACCTCTGAGCAATCTTGAATTGGGTTTCTTCCACAACCATGCTTCTTCAGAGGCAGTGGGTTTAAGGAAATAATCTGCTTAGACTGAGATGAGCTTGAAAAAGATTTTCTGTGTGTCGCAGAAGTTGATCCTACAGTTACATGCTTTGGCAGGGTAACAACAGATAAACTAGCCTTGGATAGGCCTCCATTGTTCCCATCTACTTCAGTCAATCCAGCAAAAGGTGATATTTTATTCCTATGCAATCGTGGAACAGGCCTCATGGAGGctacttttaattttttcctCGCTGGGTGTAAGGATGCCTTGAACCCATTCATTGGTACAGGGTCCTCTCTACCTACTCTTCTAATGGCAGGGATGTTTGCATATGAAAGACTGTCATGTGAAAGACTATTCCTCATTCCTTGGCTTGGTTCTACTCTCCTTCTACTAGGAGTAGGTGGCTTAAACCAGCTGGGTAATACACTTACAAGCAACTGCTCTGAATGTTTATCATTCCAATCCCCTGAGCAAAAGAAGAGCAGTCGCTCAGCATCCTCTTTCTCAAAAGAAGCAACAGGTAAACCCTGAACTCCCCCAATGCCGAGTGCAACTAAACTCCGATATGAGATATCAGGTGCAAGTTGCCTCAAGACCTGAAACAGCATCCATGGCAAACAAATTAATATAGATACATTAGAGATGAAATGACTCTGGATTAATCAACCCAGTTCAAATCTTTTCATAAATTGAACCTCAACAATAGATAATATGAATCAACCAAGTTCGTTGGTTTTAAGAAAGAATTGATCAATGAGCATTTCACTCTAGAATAGAGTGTTGGGAACAAAGGTAGTATGGGATGCTTTTGTCCCACAATTGGTTAGAATGGGGTCACCAATGTGGTACTTAAATGGCATGGCTCTCCCACCTCAATAGCTAGCTTTTGGGATGTGGTTCTCCAAGGTGCTTAAGAACCTAACAAAGCAATCAAAGTCAGTTGTCGATGTTTCAGAGTGGAACCACTGGCGGGTTTCAACCGGGTGTGGTCGAGTGAAGTACCGCCAAGACATCGGCTTTTTGGAGTGGGGTATTGTTAGGAACAAAGGTTGGGGTGTGGTTCTCCAAGGTAAGTGCTTAACATAGAGTGCTTCATTTAAGAAGAGGGAAAAAAACAAGCACGTAGGGTGGACCTGTGATGCCCAAGCAGGAACCTTCATGGAAACCTCAAATACTGCTGCCCCACATGCAATTGAAGCAGATTTACGAGGCTCGTGCACGTGATGCTTGTTGCCTTCACAGTCATGTATGGCATGAACTAATTGGCTATTTTCTATGATTTCGTGTTTGATATGTTTCTCCAGGAGCTGAAAAGGTAGCACCAAGGAGGTATTAGACTCTCTTATCTGAAAGAATTAACCAAATCAGACAGGTCAAATAGTTCAAATTAGAAAAAAACCTGATCATCAAAACAAGTATGAGCACTACCAGACACCAAAATTGAGATGTGGGCTGAACTACAAGTCACTATATCACATCGCATTGTCACAACTCCACGAGAAAAAGATCCCGCTTGAAGAGGTGGTGGAGGAGCACTGAACCATATTTTTAAAGTTATTAATAGGGTATACAATTGACATGCACTGAACTGAAGATTTAATTCGTACTAAGAAGGCATAGCCTAGAAATATGACAGAGGGTTAAACAAATAGAATTGGTGTACCAAATGTGACACCAAAAGTATTCTCTATATTTCAACAAAAGTTCTTTCCAAGAGCTTACCTGAACTTTCCCTGAAGTTTACTCCCACGTATCTGTATCAcccataaaaacaaaaaaactcaGGACAGTTAACAATGGAATCCCCTCAAAACAGCTTAATTACAACAGTTCATAGAAATCTTTTCCATTCAGTCATTCAGAAAATAACAATGAATAATACCAAACAATATCTTTAACCAACTCTTACAAGCCAGAAATAGAAATCTAACACTTACTTCAATCTTCAAAAGTGCATTAAGGCCGTCCTCCAATGATCTCAATAAGCAGGCATCCTAGAGAGCATGAAAGTTATAAGGAAGACCATGTAAAATAGCTTATAATTGAAAAGGCACTCATTCCTGCATATAGGTATGCAGGTGTACCCAATGGCACACGAATATACACAAATGCCTGAGAACTGCTTACCGGTGTGCAAGGCAATCCACAGATAAGAAATCTCATGGTCACATTATTATCATGAATACTTATGGCTGGGAGGGCTTCTAAAGAACCATCTTCATCTTCACCTTCACCTACCTCTACCTCAGGTGGTTCTACATCAATCTTTAGGGGTTCCCCAATAAGCTGTGGCTCTAGATCAAGCATCATATTGTCATCAGCAATCACAGTCAGATCATAATTGC encodes:
- the LOC103499195 gene encoding AT-rich interactive domain-containing protein 4-like isoform X1; translation: MLHSVVAARQTCSLLAVTCGNVPKVQCEEEIDEDKLKYPFPDLVSSGRLEVRVLANPSKDEFSRIVESWLPSFVYLQGEQLGSDEIGSLVWNGVDLSLEDLCGLFNTALPTIVYLEIPNGGRIAEALHSKGIPYLMYWNSTFSSYAAAHFRNALLSVVQSSSTHTWDAFQLARAAFRLYCVGSNYDLTVIADDNMMLDLEPQLIGEPLKIDVEPPEVEVGEGEDEDGSLEALPAISIHDNNVTMRFLICGLPCTPDACLLRSLEDGLNALLKIEIRGSKLQGKFSAPPPPLQAGSFSRGVVTMRCDIVTCSSAHISILVSGSAHTCFDDQLLEKHIKHEIIENSQLVHAIHDCEGNKHHVHEPRKSASIACGAAVFEVSMKVPAWASQVLRQLAPDISYRSLVALGIGGVQGLPVASFEKEDAERLLFFCSGDWNDKHSEQLLVSVLPSWFKPPTPSRRRVEPSQGMRNSLSHDSLSYANIPAIRRVGREDPVPMNGFKASLHPARKKLKVASMRPVPRLHRNKISPFAGLTEVDGNNGGLSKASLSVVTLPKHVTVGSTSATHRKSFSSSSQSKQIISLNPLPLKKHGCGRNPIQDCSEEEFLKDVMEFLLLRGHTRLIPQGGLEEFPDAILNGKRLDLYNLYKEVVTRGGFHVGNGINWKGQIFSKMHNYTMTNRMTGVGNTLKRHYETYLLEYELAHDDVDGECCLLCHSSAAGDWVNCGICGEWAHFGCDRRQGLGAFKDYAKTDGLEYVCPHCSITTYKKKPHRVANGSPQGITNPRIP
- the LOC103499195 gene encoding AT-rich interactive domain-containing protein 4-like isoform X2; translation: MYWNSTFSSYAAAHFRNALLSVVQSSSTHTWDAFQLARAAFRLYCVGSNYDLTVIADDNMMLDLEPQLIGEPLKIDVEPPEVEVGEGEDEDGSLEALPAISIHDNNVTMRFLICGLPCTPDACLLRSLEDGLNALLKIEIRGSKLQGKFSAPPPPLQAGSFSRGVVTMRCDIVTCSSAHISILVSGSAHTCFDDQLLEKHIKHEIIENSQLVHAIHDCEGNKHHVHEPRKSASIACGAAVFEVSMKVPAWASQVLRQLAPDISYRSLVALGIGGVQGLPVASFEKEDAERLLFFCSGDWNDKHSEQLLVSVLPSWFKPPTPSRRRVEPSQGMRNSLSHDSLSYANIPAIRRVGREDPVPMNGFKASLHPARKKLKVASMRPVPRLHRNKISPFAGLTEVDGNNGGLSKASLSVVTLPKHVTVGSTSATHRKSFSSSSQSKQIISLNPLPLKKHGCGRNPIQDCSEEEFLKDVMEFLLLRGHTRLIPQGGLEEFPDAILNGKRLDLYNLYKEVVTRGGFHVGNGINWKGQIFSKMHNYTMTNRMTGVGNTLKRHYETYLLEYELAHDDVDGECCLLCHSSAAGDWVNCGICGEWAHFGCDRRQGLGAFKDYAKTDGLEYVCPHCSITTYKKKPHRVANGSPQGITNPRIP